The Castor canadensis chromosome 8, mCasCan1.hap1v2, whole genome shotgun sequence genome contains a region encoding:
- the LOC109696841 gene encoding glutathione S-transferase A1-like isoform X2, with amino-acid sequence MFQQVPMVEIDGMKLVQSRAILNYIASKYDLYGKDMKERVLIDMYTEGMADLNEMFILLPLSPPDEKDAKIALLKDRTVNRYLPVFENALKSHGQDYLVGNRLSKADIHLLEVLLYIEELDPSLLATFPLLKALKTRISNLTNVKKFLQPGSQRKPPIDQKTLEEARKAFKF; translated from the exons ATGTTCCAGCAGGTGCCCATGGTGGAGATTGATGGGATGAAGCTGGTACAGTCCAGAGCCATCCTCAACTACATTGCCAGCAAATATGATCTCTACGGGAAAGACATGAAGGAGAGAGTACT GATTGATATGTACACAGAAGGTATGGCTGATTTGAATGAGATGTTCATTCTTCTGCCATTAAGTCCTCCAGATGAAAAAGACGCCAAGATTGCCTTGCTCAAAGACAGAACAGTGAATCGCTACTTGCCCGTCTTTGAAAAT GCGTTGAAGAGCCATGGGCAAGACTACCTTGTTGGCAACAGATTGAGCAAGGCTGACATTCACCTGTTGGAAGTTCTCCTCTACATTGAAGAGCTTGACCCCAGCCTTCTGGCCACCTTCCCTCTGCTGAAG GCCCTGAAGACCAGGATCAGTAACCTCACCAATGTGAAGAAGTTCCTGCAGCCTGGCAGCCAGAGGAAGCCTCCCATTGATCAGAAAACtctggaagaagcaaggaaggcTTTCAAGTTTTAA